A genomic region of Pseudorca crassidens isolate mPseCra1 chromosome 10, mPseCra1.hap1, whole genome shotgun sequence contains the following coding sequences:
- the TUBB2B gene encoding tubulin beta-2B chain — protein MREIVHIQAGQCGNQIGAKFWEVISDEHGIDPTGSYHGDSDLQLERINVYYNEATGNKYVPRAILVDLEPGTMDSVRSGPFGQIFRPDNFVFGQSGAGNNWAKGHYTEGAELVDSVLDVVRKESESCDCLQGFQLTHSLGGGTGSGMGTLLISKIREEYPDRIMNTFSVMPSPKVSDTVVEPYNATLSVHQLVENTDETYCIDNEALYDICFRTLKLTTPTYGDLNHLVSATMSGVTTCLRFPGQLNADLRKLAVNMVPFPRLHFFMPGFAPLTSRGSQQYRALTVPELTQQMFDSKNMMAACDPRHGRYLTVAAIFRGRMSMKEVDEQMLNVQNKNSSYFVEWIPNNVKTAVCDIPPRGLKMSATFIGNSTAIQELFKRISEQFTAMFRRKAFLHWYTGEGMDEMEFTEAESNMNDLVSEYQQYQDATADEQGEFEEEEGEDEA, from the exons ATGCGTGAGATTGTGCACATCCAGGCGGGCCAGTGCGGCAACCAGATCGGCGCCAAG TTTTGGGAGGTCATCAGCGATGAGCATGGGATCGACCCCACCGGCAGTTACCATGGAGACAGTGACCTGCAGCTGGAGAGAATCAACGTGTACTACAATGAAGCCACTG GTAACAAATACGTGCCTCGGGCCATCCTGGTGGATCTGGAGCCGGGCACCATGGACTCGGTCAGGTCTGGACCCTTCGGCCAGATCTTCAGGCCCGACAACTTCGTGTTTG GCCAGAGCGGTGCCGGCAACAACTGGGCCAAGGGCCACTACACGGAGGGCGCGGAGCTGGTGGACTCGGTCCTGGACGTGGTCCGGAAGGAGTCAGAAAGCTGTGACTGTCTGCAGGGCTTCCAGCTGACCCACTCGCTGGGGGGCGGCACCGGGTCCGGGATGGGCACCCTCCTCATCAGCAAGATCCGCGAGGAGTACCCCGACCGCATCATGAACACCTTCAGCGTGATGCCCTCGCCCAAGGTGTCGGACACGGTGGTGGAGCCCTACAACGCCACGCTGTCCGTGCACCAGCTGGTGGAGAACACGGACGAGACCTACTGCATCGACAACGAGGCGCTGTACGACATCTGCTTCCGCACCCTGAAGCTGACCACGCCCACCTACGGGGACCTCAACCACCTGGTGTCGGCCACCATGAGCGGGGTCACCACGTGCCTGCGCTTCCCGGGCCAGCTCAACGCCGACCTGCGCAAGCTGGCCGTGAACATGGTGCCCTTCCCGCGCCTGCACTTCTTCATGCCCGGCTTCGCGCCGCTGACCAGCCGGGGCAGCCAGCAGTACCGCGCGCTGACGGTGCCCGAGCTCACGCAGCAGATGTTCGACTCCAAGAACATGATGGCCGCCTGCGACCCGCGCCACGGCCGCTACCTGACCGTGGCCGCCATCTTCCGGGGCCGCATGTCCATGAAGGAGGTGGACGAGCAGATGCTCAACGTGCAGAACAAGAACAGCAGCTACTTCGTCGAGTGGATCCCCAACAACGTGAAGACGGCCGTGTGCGACATCCCGCCCCGCGGGCTCAAGATGTCGGCCACCTTCATCGGCAACAGCACGGCCATCCAGGAGCTGTTCAAGCGCATCTCGGAGCAGTTCACGGCCATGTTCCGCCGCAAGGCCTTCCTGCACTGGTACACGGGCGAGGGCATGGACGAGATGGAGTTCACCGAGGCCGAGAGCAACATGAACGACCTGGTGTCCGAGTACCAGCAGTACCAGGACGCCACGGCCGACGAGCAGGGGGAGTTTGAGGAGGAGGAGGGCGAGGACGAGGCCTGA
- the PSMG4 gene encoding proteasome assembly chaperone 4 isoform X1, translated as MEGPGAAARGNVSLHNFSARLWEQLVHFHVMRLTDSLFLWVGATPHLRNLSVAMCTRYDPIPVSTALLGDMSDTTSTGLAQRLGGVQPFWYVHSFPEAGGAQGTTAVASCRQERKDRPGPGAGLCWEQAPPGVPSVRRPRGSHTETSGPGLLGHRGTPSGTQAAPCRHHPVAQGLVLSRRLSRPRVAPGSGIAGSTSSGPFLSPAVLWPDQLARPLPLVASGIVVFQITFKTFTVCFGC; from the exons ATGGAGGGGCCGGGGGCTGCTGCGCGGGGGAACGTCTCCCTGCACAACTTCAGCGCGAGGCTGTGGGAGCAGCTCGTCCACTTCCACGTCATGCGGCTGACGGACTCGCTTTTCCTGTGGGTGGGGGCCACGCCGCACCTGCGCAACCTCTCCGTGGCCATGTGCACCCGCTAC GACCCCATCCCTGTGTCCACTGCCCTCCTTGGGGACATGTCCGACACGACGTCCACCGGCCTTGCCCAGCGCTTAG GTGGAGTCCAGCCTTTCTGGTACGTGCACTCCTTTCCAGAAGCCGGTGGTGCTCAG GGTACGACAGCTGTGGCGTCATGCAGACAGGAACGTAAGGACAGGCCAGGACCGGGTGCAGGTTTGTGCTGGGAGCAGGCACCTCCAGGCGTCCCGTCCGTACGCAGGCCACGCGGTTCTCACACAGAAACCTCCGGCCCGGGGCTGCTGGGCCACCGGGGCACCCCCAGCGGCACGCAGGCCGCACCATGTCGCCACCACCCTGTGGCCCAGGGGCTCGTCCTTTCGCGGCGCCTCAGCCGCCCTCGTGTGGCACCAGGAAGTGGTATTGCGGGCAGTACTTCCTCTGGGCCGTTTCTTTCTCCTGCTGTTCTGTGGCCGGACCAGCttgcccgccccctgcccctagTCGCAAGTGGTATTGTAGTCTTTCAGataacatttaaaacttttactgTGTGTTTTGGGTGCTAA
- the PSMG4 gene encoding proteasome assembly chaperone 4 isoform X6 yields the protein MEGPGAAARGNVSLHNFSARLWEQLVHFHVMRLTDSLFLWVGATPHLRNLSVAMCTRYDPIPVSTALLGDMSDTTSTGLAQRLGGVQPFWYVHSFPEAGGAQEPSGHGLD from the exons ATGGAGGGGCCGGGGGCTGCTGCGCGGGGGAACGTCTCCCTGCACAACTTCAGCGCGAGGCTGTGGGAGCAGCTCGTCCACTTCCACGTCATGCGGCTGACGGACTCGCTTTTCCTGTGGGTGGGGGCCACGCCGCACCTGCGCAACCTCTCCGTGGCCATGTGCACCCGCTAC GACCCCATCCCTGTGTCCACTGCCCTCCTTGGGGACATGTCCGACACGACGTCCACCGGCCTTGCCCAGCGCTTAG GTGGAGTCCAGCCTTTCTGGTACGTGCACTCCTTTCCAGAAGCCGGTGGTGCTCAG GAACCTTCAGGCCACGGATTAGATTAG
- the PSMG4 gene encoding proteasome assembly chaperone 4 isoform X5, whose protein sequence is MEGPGAAARGNVSLHNFSARLWEQLVHFHVMRLTDSLFLWVGATPHLRNLSVAMCTRYDPIPVSTALLGDMSDTTSTGLAQRLARKTSKQVFVSYNLPNTDSSFTLLVENRIKEEMEAFPEKF, encoded by the exons ATGGAGGGGCCGGGGGCTGCTGCGCGGGGGAACGTCTCCCTGCACAACTTCAGCGCGAGGCTGTGGGAGCAGCTCGTCCACTTCCACGTCATGCGGCTGACGGACTCGCTTTTCCTGTGGGTGGGGGCCACGCCGCACCTGCGCAACCTCTCCGTGGCCATGTGCACCCGCTAC GACCCCATCCCTGTGTCCACTGCCCTCCTTGGGGACATGTCCGACACGACGTCCACCGGCCTTGCCCAGCGCTTAG CCAGGAAGACCAGCAAACAGGTGTTTGTCAGCTATAACCTTCCAAACACCGACAGCAGCTTCACATTGCTGGTAGAAAACAGGATcaaggaggaaatggaggcctTTCCCGAGAAGTTCTAG
- the PSMG4 gene encoding proteasome assembly chaperone 4 isoform X2: MEGPGAAARGNVSLHNFSARLWEQLVHFHVMRLTDSLFLWVGATPHLRNLSVAMCTRYDPIPVSTALLGDMSDTTSTGLAQRLVVSMVLSASSPGSGDVSVSRSGTHACGQRSHALVEALPVRRGPGLAQVAHRLHETGQRPGGCVSGTSTTLVL, from the exons ATGGAGGGGCCGGGGGCTGCTGCGCGGGGGAACGTCTCCCTGCACAACTTCAGCGCGAGGCTGTGGGAGCAGCTCGTCCACTTCCACGTCATGCGGCTGACGGACTCGCTTTTCCTGTGGGTGGGGGCCACGCCGCACCTGCGCAACCTCTCCGTGGCCATGTGCACCCGCTAC GACCCCATCCCTGTGTCCACTGCCCTCCTTGGGGACATGTCCGACACGACGTCCACCGGCCTTGCCCAGCGCTTAG TTGTGTCGATGGTCCTGTCAGCCTCATCTCCGGGGAGTGGGGACGTGAGTGTCAGTCGCTCCGGGACGCACGCATGCGGACAGCGCAGCCACGCACTGGTGGAGGCACTGCCAGTGCGTCGAGGGCCAGGGCTTGCACAGGTGGCCCACAGGTTGCACGAGACGGGGCAGAGACCTGGCGGCTGCGTCTCGGGGACGTCCACCACACTTGTCCTTTAG
- the PSMG4 gene encoding proteasome assembly chaperone 4 isoform X4, protein MEGPGAAARGNVSLHNFSARLWEQLVHFHVMRLTDSLFLWVGATPHLRNLSVAMCTRYDPIPVSTALLGDMSDTTSTGLAQRLGGVQPFWYVHSFPEAGGAQGTTAVASCRQERKDRPGPGAGCHERAAHAHV, encoded by the exons ATGGAGGGGCCGGGGGCTGCTGCGCGGGGGAACGTCTCCCTGCACAACTTCAGCGCGAGGCTGTGGGAGCAGCTCGTCCACTTCCACGTCATGCGGCTGACGGACTCGCTTTTCCTGTGGGTGGGGGCCACGCCGCACCTGCGCAACCTCTCCGTGGCCATGTGCACCCGCTAC GACCCCATCCCTGTGTCCACTGCCCTCCTTGGGGACATGTCCGACACGACGTCCACCGGCCTTGCCCAGCGCTTAG GTGGAGTCCAGCCTTTCTGGTACGTGCACTCCTTTCCAGAAGCCGGTGGTGCTCAG GGTACGACAGCTGTGGCGTCATGCAGACAGGAACGTAAGGACAGGCCAGGACCGGGTGCAG